In one Natronosalvus amylolyticus genomic region, the following are encoded:
- a CDS encoding HVO_0476 family zinc finger protein, which produces MSDTQDRIPTPCPSCSPDLETVHEVLSPGGGSLTVRCGECGHVHKIQPEPEREVTLDVIVSQDGESFTANVTTSEDETVELGDEFLLETDEVLATVRVTSIELEEMKRVERAPAPDIQTVWTREVDNVSVNITIHPQDGRRDDSRSITAHVPGDYEFTVGETESFGDDEFEIDAFVVRSDADGYFRDRFEEEGDTVLAKDAKRVYAYDETSRAWSAW; this is translated from the coding sequence ATGAGCGATACACAGGACCGCATCCCGACGCCATGTCCGTCGTGTTCTCCCGATCTCGAGACGGTCCACGAAGTCCTCTCACCCGGTGGTGGCAGTCTCACCGTCCGCTGTGGGGAGTGTGGCCACGTCCACAAAATACAGCCCGAACCCGAACGCGAAGTCACTCTCGACGTCATCGTCTCACAGGACGGCGAATCGTTCACCGCGAACGTGACGACGTCCGAGGACGAGACGGTCGAACTCGGTGACGAGTTCCTGCTCGAGACCGACGAAGTGCTCGCGACGGTTCGCGTCACCAGCATCGAACTCGAGGAGATGAAACGCGTCGAACGCGCTCCAGCGCCGGACATTCAGACGGTCTGGACTCGCGAGGTCGACAACGTTTCGGTCAACATCACCATCCACCCACAGGATGGCCGGCGAGACGACAGTCGGAGCATTACCGCGCACGTACCCGGTGATTACGAGTTTACCGTCGGCGAAACGGAGTCGTTCGGCGACGACGAGTTCGAAATCGACGCGTTCGTCGTCCGCTCGGACGCGGATGGCTACTTCCGTGACCGCTTCGAAGAGGAGGGCGATACGGTGCTGGCCAAAGACGCCAAACGGGTCTACGCCTACGACGAGACCAGTCGCGCCTGGTCGGCCTGGTGA
- a CDS encoding DUF7382 domain-containing protein, whose product MESRLKFSSDHRAIEGLPIRLVIALVVGVASLAIMMSMLGGVGTISETEVDVEPAPVTVDADTSTDVELTVIGDDGNTVRDATVIVSSESAWLDSAAKGTTDDDGQVQLSLEPELKQGQRIGTLQVDIVPPTNSDYVDDQANTEIVVIES is encoded by the coding sequence ATGGAATCACGACTCAAGTTTAGCAGTGATCACCGAGCAATCGAAGGGCTTCCAATCCGACTCGTCATCGCCCTCGTCGTAGGTGTTGCGAGTCTCGCAATCATGATGTCGATGCTCGGTGGCGTCGGGACGATCAGCGAAACCGAAGTCGACGTCGAACCGGCCCCTGTAACGGTCGACGCAGATACCAGCACGGACGTCGAGCTCACCGTTATCGGGGACGATGGCAATACGGTCAGAGACGCAACTGTCATCGTCTCGAGTGAGAGCGCCTGGCTGGACTCGGCAGCGAAAGGCACCACGGACGACGATGGCCAGGTCCAGTTATCACTCGAGCCGGAACTCAAACAGGGACAGCGTATTGGCACCCTTCAGGTCGATATCGTTCCTCCAACGAACAGCGATTACGTCGACGACCAGGCTAATACCGAAATCGTCGTCATCGAGAGCTGA
- a CDS encoding aminopeptidase yields the protein MSDLRSPAETAIHQCLGLESDESCVIVTDDKREPIGEALYDVASETAEFAVIVRYPPGDTHGSEPPEPVAAAMASADVVLAPTTKSLSHTRARTEANEAGARVATLPGITEDVFITGLDADYETIAAHCADVREQVDDADEIRVTTPAGTDITFGIGNRQFLSDTGIVHQSGQMSNLPAGEVFVSPETGDGTFVVDGTMMPHGRLEDGQTLEFDVEDGLVTRISDDDIRETVETAAEEAGDDAYNLAELGIGTNVAVTELVGSVLLDEKAAGTVHIAIGDDAGIGGTVEAPIHLDGIIRDPTVYADGEQITLPSK from the coding sequence ATGAGCGATCTCCGGAGCCCGGCTGAGACGGCTATCCATCAGTGTCTGGGTCTCGAATCGGACGAATCGTGTGTAATCGTCACCGACGACAAGCGCGAACCGATCGGTGAGGCGCTGTACGACGTGGCGAGTGAAACGGCCGAATTCGCCGTTATCGTCCGCTATCCGCCAGGTGATACCCACGGAAGCGAACCGCCGGAACCGGTCGCCGCGGCGATGGCCAGTGCTGACGTCGTCCTCGCCCCCACGACCAAGAGTTTGAGCCACACCAGAGCCCGTACCGAGGCCAACGAAGCCGGTGCGCGGGTTGCCACCCTCCCTGGCATCACTGAAGACGTGTTTATTACGGGACTGGATGCCGATTACGAAACGATCGCGGCCCACTGTGCGGACGTCCGCGAGCAGGTCGACGATGCCGACGAAATCCGCGTGACGACGCCAGCTGGCACCGATATTACGTTCGGTATCGGTAATCGTCAGTTTCTCTCGGATACCGGTATCGTCCACCAGTCGGGGCAGATGTCGAATCTCCCTGCTGGCGAGGTGTTCGTCAGTCCGGAAACGGGTGACGGAACGTTCGTCGTCGACGGCACGATGATGCCACACGGACGCCTCGAGGACGGACAGACACTCGAGTTCGACGTCGAAGACGGACTCGTCACACGAATTTCTGACGACGATATTCGCGAAACTGTCGAGACGGCCGCCGAAGAAGCGGGCGATGACGCCTACAACCTCGCAGAACTCGGTATCGGAACGAACGTCGCCGTGACGGAACTCGTAGGGAGCGTCCTGCTGGATGAAAAAGCCGCCGGCACAGTTCACATCGCCATCGGCGACGATGCGGGTATCGGCGGCACTGTCGAAGCACCGATCCATCTCGACGGGATTATTCGCGACCCGACCGTGTACGCCGACGGCGAGCAGATAACGTTGCCCTCGAAGTAA
- a CDS encoding ABC transporter ATP-binding protein: MAAIEVNGVSKRYGSLLALDRVDLAVEEGEIFGFLGPNGAGKSTLLNILLDFAKPTHGSATIFGADCQRNPVAAREHLGVLPEGYAVYDRLTGREHIEYAIRSKDADDDPVEILRRVGIREDGDRKASGYSKGMAQRLVLGMALVGEPDLLLLDEPTSGLDPNGAAEMRRIIEEENERGATIFFSSHILEQVQAVCDRVAILQGGELVAVDTIQGLRDSLGGGTKLIITVDELSPAILDTLRGTDGVETARPAEDESTVEVTCTNDAKMDVLVALHGAGVDVLNFRTEEASLEDMFIEYTGGSRQ; the protein is encoded by the coding sequence ATGGCTGCTATCGAGGTTAACGGCGTTTCTAAACGGTACGGGAGTCTGCTCGCACTCGACAGAGTCGACCTCGCTGTCGAGGAGGGGGAGATCTTTGGCTTTCTGGGTCCCAACGGGGCCGGTAAATCGACACTGTTGAACATTCTGCTCGACTTCGCAAAACCGACCCACGGATCGGCCACTATTTTCGGGGCTGACTGCCAGCGAAATCCGGTCGCCGCTCGAGAACACCTCGGCGTTCTCCCAGAAGGCTATGCCGTCTACGACCGGCTTACCGGCCGAGAACACATCGAGTATGCGATCAGATCGAAAGATGCGGACGACGATCCGGTCGAAATCCTTCGTCGCGTCGGCATCCGTGAGGATGGCGACCGAAAAGCCAGCGGCTACTCGAAGGGGATGGCTCAGCGGCTGGTTCTGGGCATGGCACTCGTCGGCGAACCCGACCTGCTCTTACTCGACGAACCGACCTCCGGACTCGACCCCAACGGGGCCGCCGAGATGCGTCGCATCATCGAAGAAGAAAACGAACGCGGCGCGACGATATTCTTCTCGAGTCACATCCTCGAGCAAGTCCAGGCCGTCTGTGACCGCGTCGCAATCTTGCAGGGTGGCGAACTGGTTGCCGTAGACACGATTCAGGGACTCCGCGACTCCCTCGGTGGTGGCACGAAACTCATCATTACGGTCGACGAACTGTCACCGGCGATTCTCGACACGCTCCGTGGCACTGACGGCGTCGAGACGGCCAGACCGGCCGAGGACGAATCGACGGTCGAAGTCACGTGTACGAACGACGCAAAGATGGACGTCCTCGTTGCGCTCCACGGTGCCGGCGTCGACGTCCTGAACTTCCGAACCGAGGAGGCCAGTCTCGAGGATATGTTCATCGAGTACACGGGAGGCTCGCGCCAATGA
- a CDS encoding phosphatase PAP2 family protein, whose translation MTPYLMVRDQLESLLFDQSTNEAIREGLPEWGITFFELITHLGDGAALIIFATLLYWFGAESRRQRRALVIAIGIGALAISAGMKGIFVRPRPELAGDYGGYSFPSAHALGATAFYGALAVVADTGTRAQRYVAAGTIILLVAFSRVVIGVHYVGDVVVGVVVGLLFVAVLLRDQNPEPGFVFILAGAIALLALGLGSREFTTMTIGASLGATVAWNTVANRDSDPRGASILLLAYLCLPIIVVVRTATSVLGTPDLGSLQWALEIIGYAAATGLILAVPVIAEELNDWPPVEWLQGRLPFTGRTIDPEKLPQRQADD comes from the coding sequence ATGACTCCGTATCTCATGGTCCGTGACCAGCTCGAGTCGCTATTGTTCGATCAGTCGACGAACGAGGCGATACGAGAGGGACTTCCGGAGTGGGGAATTACGTTTTTCGAACTGATAACGCATCTCGGAGACGGCGCAGCATTGATCATTTTTGCCACGCTGTTGTACTGGTTCGGCGCTGAGTCTCGACGCCAGCGTCGTGCACTGGTCATCGCTATCGGCATCGGCGCACTCGCGATCAGCGCCGGGATGAAGGGAATTTTCGTTCGCCCACGCCCGGAACTCGCCGGCGACTACGGCGGATACAGTTTTCCCAGTGCCCACGCACTGGGAGCAACAGCCTTCTACGGCGCACTCGCCGTCGTTGCAGATACCGGGACCCGTGCCCAGCGCTACGTCGCCGCCGGAACGATTATCCTCCTCGTCGCGTTCTCCCGAGTCGTCATCGGCGTCCACTACGTCGGTGACGTCGTCGTCGGCGTCGTCGTTGGCCTGCTGTTCGTCGCCGTGCTCCTCAGAGACCAGAACCCCGAGCCCGGATTCGTCTTTATTCTCGCCGGCGCTATCGCCTTGCTCGCGTTGGGACTCGGGTCTCGAGAGTTCACGACCATGACCATCGGTGCCTCCCTCGGGGCAACCGTTGCGTGGAACACAGTGGCAAACAGAGATTCGGACCCTCGAGGCGCATCGATTCTCCTGCTGGCGTATCTGTGTCTCCCCATCATCGTCGTGGTGAGAACGGCTACCTCGGTTCTCGGTACACCCGATCTGGGGAGCCTCCAGTGGGCTCTGGAGATCATCGGTTACGCAGCGGCAACGGGACTGATTCTCGCCGTCCCCGTCATCGCCGAGGAGCTCAACGACTGGCCACCTGTCGAGTGGTTGCAGGGACGACTCCCCTTCACCGGGCGAACGATCGATCCCGAAAAACTGCCACAGAGACAGGCCGACGACTGA
- a CDS encoding protein-L-isoaspartate O-methyltransferase family protein, protein MDAAVLREDMIDGLVHESKAVLEDEALTVAMGAVPRHEFVPEGAAYADRDHEHLGTRVLAPSTVARLLEALSARPGHSTLIVGAGVGYTAAVLAELVGESNVHAVDIARPIVYEARTMLERAGYGGVLVDCRDGAAGLSTYAPFDRILLEAATVSPPRALLEQLRDDGVLVFPRITASGKQRLEAHTRAGTLESFGAVSFEPLLVDGEQAGTLERNRTAREDGEYAARRAQSRTGWERDWIEWDGVSSR, encoded by the coding sequence ATGGACGCTGCGGTATTGCGTGAGGACATGATCGATGGCCTCGTCCACGAGTCGAAAGCCGTGCTCGAGGACGAGGCGCTCACCGTAGCCATGGGTGCCGTTCCTCGACACGAGTTCGTTCCGGAGGGGGCAGCGTATGCCGACCGCGACCACGAACATCTCGGCACCCGCGTTCTCGCGCCGAGCACCGTCGCTCGCCTGCTCGAGGCGCTGTCAGCCAGACCCGGCCATTCGACGCTCATCGTTGGGGCGGGCGTCGGTTACACGGCGGCCGTGCTCGCGGAACTCGTCGGCGAATCGAACGTCCACGCAGTCGACATCGCCCGGCCGATCGTCTACGAGGCCCGAACGATGCTCGAGCGAGCAGGGTACGGTGGCGTGCTCGTCGATTGTCGCGACGGGGCCGCTGGGCTTTCCACGTACGCGCCGTTCGACCGGATTTTGCTGGAAGCTGCCACCGTATCACCCCCGCGAGCACTGCTCGAGCAGTTGCGGGACGATGGTGTGCTCGTTTTTCCGCGAATCACGGCCAGCGGGAAACAGCGACTCGAGGCACACACGCGGGCCGGTACGCTCGAGTCATTTGGCGCGGTATCGTTCGAACCGCTATTAGTCGATGGCGAGCAGGCGGGAACACTCGAGCGAAACCGCACGGCTCGGGAAGACGGCGAATATGCGGCTCGTCGAGCCCAATCACGAACTGGCTGGGAACGTGACTGGATCGAGTGGGACGGCGTCAGCTCTCGATGA
- a CDS encoding RNA-guided endonuclease InsQ/TnpB family protein, with product MAIQATRTYVGSIQNHRQVCDGLDSLGDSASKIWNVARWTADRVWDEIGKIPDEGSLKSYMKNQSCWKDLNAQSSQKVIEELSEAFQSWFDLRHKFDEANPPGYRKHGDTRPKSTVTFKADGFKHDPENNRVRLSKGSNLKKHWSDFILCEYQTRPDVDLSEVNSVQNVRAVWNGDEWELHFVCKVELDTNDSAGDGVAGIDLGIKNIATVAFPDEYVLYPGNSLKEDKHYFNRAEYDTEGKNGPSEKSMWARQKLADRETHFYHTLTDAIITECVERGVGTLAVSWPEDVRESNWGKTGNKKLHSWAFDRIYQYLDYKGEIRGVEVLKENEWNTSKTCSRCGDDTKSNRVERGLYVCSSCELVGNADCNGAENMRQKITPSPHGEDRSNGCVAQPSVHLFNRESGTFTTRERVVS from the coding sequence ATGGCGATTCAGGCCACTCGGACTTACGTTGGTTCCATCCAGAACCACCGACAGGTCTGCGATGGCCTCGACTCGCTCGGAGACTCCGCCTCGAAAATCTGGAACGTCGCACGATGGACAGCAGACCGCGTATGGGATGAGATCGGTAAGATTCCCGACGAAGGCTCGCTCAAATCGTATATGAAAAACCAGTCGTGCTGGAAAGACCTGAACGCACAATCCAGTCAGAAAGTCATCGAAGAACTTTCTGAAGCTTTCCAATCATGGTTCGACCTGCGACACAAGTTTGACGAGGCGAATCCGCCCGGCTACCGCAAACACGGCGACACCCGACCCAAGAGTACGGTCACGTTCAAAGCAGACGGGTTCAAACACGACCCCGAAAACAACCGCGTTCGACTCAGTAAAGGGTCGAACCTCAAAAAACACTGGTCGGACTTCATCCTCTGTGAGTACCAAACGCGCCCCGACGTTGACCTCTCGGAAGTCAACTCGGTGCAGAACGTTCGGGCAGTCTGGAACGGCGATGAGTGGGAACTACACTTCGTCTGTAAAGTCGAACTCGATACGAACGACTCCGCAGGCGACGGCGTGGCTGGAATCGACCTCGGTATCAAGAACATCGCCACAGTTGCATTCCCCGACGAATACGTTCTCTACCCCGGTAACTCGCTCAAAGAAGACAAGCACTACTTCAACCGTGCCGAGTACGATACTGAGGGTAAGAACGGGCCTTCTGAGAAGTCGATGTGGGCACGTCAGAAACTCGCAGACCGAGAGACGCACTTCTACCACACACTCACAGACGCCATCATCACCGAGTGTGTCGAACGCGGTGTTGGAACGCTCGCGGTGAGTTGGCCCGAAGACGTGCGCGAATCCAATTGGGGCAAAACGGGGAACAAGAAGTTGCACTCGTGGGCGTTTGACCGTATCTACCAGTACCTCGACTACAAAGGCGAAATCCGTGGCGTCGAGGTGCTGAAAGAGAACGAGTGGAACACCTCGAAGACCTGTTCACGGTGTGGGGACGACACGAAGTCGAATCGTGTTGAACGTGGCCTGTACGTCTGCTCGTCGTGTGAGTTAGTCGGAAACGCAGATTGCAACGGGGCGGAGAATATGCGTCAGAAGATAACTCCGAGTCCTCACGGTGAGGATAGGAGTAACGGCTGTGTGGCACAGCCATCGGTACACCTGTTCAACCGCGAGAGCGGGACGTTCACCACGAGAGAACGGGTTGTGTCGTAG
- a CDS encoding MinD/ParA family ATP-binding protein produces MIIAVTGGKGGVGKSTLSLNLGYELDAVIVDADLATADLPAGAGRGPNLHDVLAGRAEPMAAVETVGPTRLLPCGRTLEGARASKLAELTRVVERLEHQCGRVVIDCPAGLARDVGVELYSADAAVLVTMPNRIALHDAYRTRRLALDVGTPIVSVVLNQCRSTDDGNLVGQVEAKMGAPVTVIERREDVATAQAAGCPLRTESPTSPALEAFDSITWAIERCERHLFGGIGVL; encoded by the coding sequence ATGATTATCGCTGTTACCGGTGGGAAAGGAGGTGTGGGAAAATCGACGCTCTCGCTCAATCTCGGCTACGAACTCGATGCTGTGATTGTCGATGCGGATCTGGCCACCGCTGACCTGCCTGCGGGGGCTGGCCGGGGTCCTAATTTACACGACGTATTGGCCGGTCGAGCCGAACCAATGGCAGCCGTCGAAACTGTAGGGCCGACTCGGTTGCTTCCCTGTGGGCGAACGCTTGAGGGCGCTCGAGCGTCGAAACTCGCAGAGCTGACGCGCGTCGTCGAACGCCTCGAACACCAGTGTGGGCGCGTGGTTATCGACTGTCCTGCTGGTCTCGCTCGTGACGTCGGCGTCGAACTCTACAGTGCCGACGCTGCTGTCCTCGTCACGATGCCAAACCGCATCGCCTTACACGACGCATATCGAACCCGACGTCTCGCACTCGACGTCGGGACACCTATCGTGTCGGTCGTTCTCAATCAATGTCGGTCCACCGATGACGGGAATCTGGTCGGACAGGTCGAGGCAAAGATGGGGGCACCGGTGACGGTGATCGAACGCCGAGAAGACGTTGCAACGGCACAGGCGGCGGGCTGCCCCCTCCGCACCGAATCGCCGACGTCACCGGCTCTCGAGGCGTTCGACTCGATCACCTGGGCGATAGAACGGTGTGAAAGGCACCTCTTCGGAGGAATCGGCGTTCTGTGA
- a CDS encoding methyltransferase domain-containing protein has protein sequence MSQRPPSLEVLLLLRAARETGALEALMRTAATPSELCEQTELTERGARILIDVLEAEGFLKRVRDSYEPTNRSLGFLAKTDVRSIGSLPATLDRLDRGFELDETLCTDAPRPIDARERRNNLGAQAAVDEATVRAVVTEIVRTAPDATRVLEISGAPGRYAVELASRGLEVTLTDTPARLADSKAILAGKSVRPLEAATPADMPAERFDIIVGIEYASRCGPETTRELVERATDVLEPGGWLVLVERLEGERATRRAVELLLETDAGRVYDGDRYLEWFEACGLEETTVSTIPGTGFHAIAGRWPLDG, from the coding sequence ATGAGTCAGCGGCCACCATCGCTCGAGGTCCTCCTTCTCTTGCGGGCTGCTAGGGAGACAGGCGCACTCGAGGCGTTGATGCGAACGGCCGCCACTCCCAGTGAACTCTGTGAACAGACGGAACTGACCGAACGTGGTGCACGGATTCTGATCGACGTCCTCGAGGCCGAAGGCTTTCTCAAGCGGGTCCGTGACAGCTACGAACCGACGAACCGATCACTCGGCTTTCTGGCGAAAACTGACGTCCGGTCGATCGGCTCGCTGCCGGCTACCCTCGATCGACTCGATCGTGGATTCGAGCTTGATGAGACGCTGTGTACGGACGCTCCCCGGCCGATAGATGCGCGCGAGCGACGGAACAATCTCGGGGCCCAGGCTGCAGTCGACGAGGCGACCGTCCGTGCAGTCGTGACCGAAATCGTGCGGACGGCCCCCGACGCGACGAGGGTGCTCGAGATTAGTGGCGCACCGGGACGGTATGCCGTCGAACTCGCGTCACGCGGGCTCGAGGTGACGCTGACCGACACGCCCGCACGTCTCGCAGACTCGAAAGCGATTCTCGCTGGCAAATCAGTACGGCCACTCGAAGCGGCTACGCCGGCAGACATGCCTGCAGAACGATTCGATATCATCGTCGGTATCGAGTACGCCTCGCGCTGTGGCCCAGAGACTACCAGAGAACTGGTCGAACGGGCGACCGACGTCCTCGAGCCGGGTGGCTGGCTGGTCCTCGTCGAACGACTCGAGGGCGAGAGGGCTACACGGCGGGCCGTCGAGTTACTCCTGGAAACCGATGCCGGTCGCGTGTATGACGGCGACAGGTATCTCGAGTGGTTCGAGGCGTGCGGTCTCGAGGAGACCACCGTTTCTACGATTCCGGGAACTGGTTTTCACGCTATTGCCGGGCGCTGGCCGTTGGACGGATAG
- a CDS encoding bacterio-opsin activator domain-containing protein — MNEPIRALVVDNEPGFADLAATMLEREDDRLEVTGVTSANEALETLDSNGIDCIVSDYEMPGSTGLELLESVRKRDPDLPFILFTGKGSEEIATEAIAAGVTQYLQKKPGSDRYTLLANQITNAVSQYRAETELRESERRYERTLTTIHDTTRDLMRAGTKEEIYEAAVETAGTILEVPIVTAYRFDPTVGALSYAASTTETRQRLTPDTTIERGDGHIWEGFSEGEPAYVSDLAGSNQNTALEAVTRSELVVPLGTHGVIVAGSETVDAFDESMQELLYILAANTEAALDRAEREQLLREHDRTLTEQNEALTRLNHTNEIVRAINRAIAQASTRREIETTVCEQLADADRYLFAWIASSAQSPPEPMAWEGVDATYIDRVRDDGEGAPEYALVERALKTESVVVVENVLDDDSWQDRRTAALTYGYQTVIAVPLLDGERAYGVVVVHAPQANAISDSEREVLGELGETIGHAIRSVERTQAMLTDSRLELELECASPQLLFNRIAAAAPGPISLEGSLERERETVLFISVEATNVDDLLQLADNWAAIDSISVVSTGEESTLLECTMMPTPFLDTLREFDAQITHVTATEGTSSIVLSVPSGIDTRSLVERVQDRYPETSLTARRETTSTASARGIDAQLESTLTAKQLEALQAAHYSGFFDWPRESTGEDIAAALDVTPPTYHYHLRAAQRKLASIVFDSGSN; from the coding sequence ATGAACGAACCGATTCGCGCCCTGGTCGTCGACAACGAACCGGGGTTCGCCGACCTGGCCGCGACGATGCTAGAGCGCGAAGACGACCGACTCGAGGTGACGGGCGTAACGAGTGCGAACGAGGCGCTGGAAACCCTCGACAGCAACGGCATCGATTGTATCGTCAGCGATTACGAAATGCCGGGGTCCACGGGTCTCGAGTTACTCGAGTCCGTGCGAAAGCGAGACCCTGATCTGCCGTTCATCCTCTTTACCGGGAAAGGCTCAGAGGAGATTGCCACGGAGGCAATCGCCGCGGGAGTCACGCAGTACCTCCAGAAGAAACCGGGGAGTGATCGATACACGTTGTTGGCCAATCAGATTACGAACGCGGTCTCACAGTATCGGGCGGAGACCGAGTTACGAGAAAGCGAACGGCGGTACGAACGGACGCTGACGACCATCCACGATACGACGCGTGACCTGATGCGTGCGGGGACGAAAGAAGAGATTTACGAAGCAGCCGTCGAGACAGCAGGCACGATTCTCGAGGTCCCGATCGTGACGGCGTACCGTTTCGATCCAACGGTTGGAGCGCTCTCCTATGCGGCCTCGACGACAGAGACCCGCCAGCGGTTGACACCCGATACGACGATCGAGCGTGGCGATGGACACATCTGGGAGGGATTTTCCGAGGGCGAACCAGCGTACGTTTCCGATCTAGCGGGCTCGAATCAAAACACCGCACTGGAGGCCGTTACTCGAAGTGAACTGGTCGTTCCGCTTGGCACCCACGGTGTGATCGTCGCTGGAAGTGAAACCGTCGACGCGTTCGACGAATCGATGCAAGAACTGCTCTATATTCTCGCCGCGAACACCGAGGCAGCCCTGGACAGAGCGGAGCGAGAACAACTGCTCCGTGAGCACGATCGAACGCTGACCGAACAGAACGAGGCGCTGACGCGGCTCAATCACACCAACGAGATCGTTCGGGCGATCAATCGGGCGATTGCACAGGCGTCGACACGGCGCGAAATCGAAACCACCGTCTGTGAACAACTCGCCGACGCCGACCGATATCTGTTCGCCTGGATCGCCTCGAGCGCCCAGTCACCGCCGGAACCGATGGCCTGGGAAGGCGTTGACGCGACCTACATCGACCGGGTTCGAGATGACGGAGAGGGTGCTCCCGAGTATGCACTGGTCGAACGGGCGCTCAAGACCGAATCAGTGGTCGTCGTTGAAAACGTCCTCGACGACGACAGCTGGCAGGACCGACGAACCGCAGCACTCACCTACGGCTATCAGACCGTGATCGCCGTCCCGTTGCTCGATGGGGAACGAGCCTACGGGGTCGTCGTCGTCCACGCTCCGCAAGCCAATGCGATCAGCGATAGCGAGCGGGAAGTGCTCGGCGAACTCGGCGAGACGATCGGCCACGCAATTCGGTCTGTCGAACGGACACAGGCCATGCTGACCGACAGTCGGCTAGAACTCGAACTCGAGTGTGCCAGTCCACAGCTGTTGTTCAATCGTATCGCGGCCGCCGCTCCGGGCCCCATCTCGCTCGAGGGATCCCTCGAACGAGAACGGGAAACCGTCCTCTTCATCTCCGTCGAAGCTACCAATGTCGATGATCTGTTACAACTCGCCGACAACTGGGCTGCGATCGATTCGATCTCGGTCGTCTCGACAGGTGAGGAGTCGACACTGCTCGAGTGTACGATGATGCCGACACCGTTTCTGGACACGCTCCGAGAGTTCGATGCACAGATCACACACGTCACGGCGACAGAGGGGACGAGTTCGATTGTCCTTTCAGTGCCAAGTGGAATCGACACACGCTCGCTGGTCGAGCGTGTTCAGGACCGCTACCCGGAGACCTCGTTGACTGCCAGACGGGAAACGACGAGCACGGCGTCAGCACGTGGAATCGATGCCCAACTCGAGTCGACACTCACCGCGAAGCAACTCGAAGCGTTGCAGGCGGCCCATTATAGCGGGTTTTTCGACTGGCCTCGTGAGAGCACCGGCGAGGATATCGCAGCGGCCCTGGACGTTACGCCACCAACCTATCACTATCACTTACGGGCGGCACAGCGAAAACTTGCGTCGATCGTCTTCGACAGCGGTTCTAATTAA